A genomic region of Pseudomonas sp. MPC6 contains the following coding sequences:
- a CDS encoding VWA domain-containing protein → MSLPLHFLRPAAQGFTVGLLLAMAGCGVSSKPESASVSPPAQGALKTEAPVHTEAVMADATMAKRSVRPAPMAGYAPMPESAPAGYRDEQHEQYQALADNPIHSVTESPVSTFSADVDTGAYANVRRLLNQGRLPPEGAVRLEEMVNYFPYDYALPTDGSPFGVTTELAPSPWNPHTRLLRIGIKASDRAVAELAPANLVFLVDVSGSMDRREGLPLVKSTLKLLVDQLREQDRVSLVVYAGDSRVVLEPTSGREKAKIRTAIDQLTAGGSTAGASGIELAYQMAQQAFIPKGINRILLATDGDFNVGISDFDSLKQMAVEKRKTGVSLTTLGFGVDNYNEHLMEQLADAGDGNYAYIDNLREARKVLVDQLGSTLAVVAKNVKLQVEFNPAQVSEYRLLGYENRALKREDFSNDKVDAGEIGAGHTVTALYEIVPKGEKGWLEPLRYGKSTADVSVNTGELAMLRVRYQLPEGGNSRLIEHPIVNDLAGKASDDLRFAAAVAAFSQQLKDGRYTGEFSLKDTEALARGARGDDRFGVRSEFVQLVELAQSLRSTTASNPTATERRIE, encoded by the coding sequence CATACCGAGGCGGTCATGGCGGACGCCACGATGGCCAAGCGCAGCGTGCGACCGGCACCGATGGCGGGTTATGCGCCGATGCCTGAATCGGCTCCGGCAGGTTATCGGGACGAGCAGCATGAACAGTATCAAGCGCTGGCCGACAACCCGATTCATAGCGTGACCGAATCGCCGGTATCGACCTTCAGCGCCGACGTCGACACCGGTGCTTATGCCAACGTCCGCCGCTTGCTGAATCAAGGGCGCTTGCCGCCCGAAGGCGCGGTGCGCCTGGAGGAGATGGTCAATTACTTTCCCTACGATTACGCATTGCCCACCGACGGCTCGCCCTTCGGTGTGACCACTGAGCTGGCGCCGTCACCGTGGAACCCGCATACCCGATTGCTGCGCATCGGCATCAAAGCCTCGGACCGCGCAGTGGCCGAACTGGCGCCGGCAAACCTGGTGTTTCTGGTGGACGTGTCCGGCTCGATGGACCGCCGCGAAGGTTTGCCGCTGGTCAAAAGCACCCTGAAACTGCTGGTCGATCAGTTGCGCGAGCAGGATCGGGTGTCATTGGTGGTTTACGCCGGCGATTCGCGCGTGGTCCTGGAACCGACTTCCGGACGGGAAAAAGCGAAAATTCGTACAGCCATCGATCAATTGACCGCAGGCGGCTCCACCGCCGGGGCGTCGGGGATCGAGCTGGCTTATCAAATGGCACAACAGGCGTTTATTCCCAAGGGCATCAACCGCATCCTGTTGGCCACCGACGGCGACTTCAACGTCGGCATCAGCGACTTCGACAGCCTCAAGCAAATGGCTGTGGAAAAGCGCAAGACTGGCGTGTCCCTGACCACCCTGGGTTTTGGTGTGGATAACTACAATGAACACCTGATGGAGCAACTGGCCGATGCCGGCGATGGCAACTACGCCTACATCGACAACCTGCGCGAGGCGCGCAAGGTGCTGGTGGATCAGCTCGGTTCGACCCTCGCCGTCGTGGCGAAGAACGTGAAGCTGCAAGTGGAGTTCAACCCGGCGCAGGTCAGTGAGTATCGGTTGTTGGGGTATGAGAATCGGGCGCTGAAGCGTGAGGATTTCAGCAATGACAAAGTCGATGCGGGTGAAATCGGTGCAGGCCATACCGTGACGGCGTTGTATGAAATTGTGCCCAAGGGGGAGAAGGGCTGGTTGGAGCCATTGCGGTATGGCAAATCCACAGCCGATGTTTCCGTGAATACCGGGGAATTGGCGATGTTGCGAGTTCGCTATCAGTTGCCAGAGGGTGGGAATAGTCGCCTGATCGAACACCCGATCGTTAACGACCTGGCCGGCAAAGCCAGCGATGACCTGCGCTTTGCAGCGGCAGTGGCAGCGTTCTCCCAACAGCTCAAGGACGGACGCTACACCGGCGAGTTCAGCCTCAAAGACACCGAAGCACTGGCTCGTGGCGCCCGAGGCGATGATCGCTTCGGCGTGCGCAGCGAGTTCGTGCAATTGGTGGAACTGGCGCAGAGCTTGCGCAGCACCACGGCGTCGAATCCAACTGCCACTGAACGACGGATTGAATAG
- a CDS encoding RNA polymerase sigma factor codes for MSRLKGFISQLFAPANSTEASSDESLLARYREGDGAAFEILYARHRQGLYRFLLGLSGRAELAEEVYQETWLSLIRSGSQLQGRATFRTWLYQIARNRLIDHWRKNGVHQPLHDSYDEQAHALADEAADPEQLLSLSRDSQRLEAALQTLPADQREVFLLRAYSDLDLPQIATLTETPLETVKSRLRYAQQKLRRLLAEEVLT; via the coding sequence GTGAGCCGATTGAAGGGGTTCATCAGCCAGCTGTTTGCGCCCGCAAACAGCACCGAGGCCAGCAGCGACGAATCGCTGCTGGCCCGTTACCGCGAGGGCGACGGCGCGGCGTTCGAGATTTTGTACGCGCGCCATCGTCAGGGGTTGTACAGGTTTCTGCTAGGGTTGAGCGGCAGGGCTGAACTCGCCGAGGAGGTCTATCAGGAAACCTGGCTGAGCTTGATCCGCAGTGGTAGTCAGCTACAAGGTCGGGCGACTTTTCGTACCTGGCTCTACCAGATTGCCCGCAATCGTCTGATCGATCACTGGCGCAAGAACGGAGTTCATCAACCGCTGCACGACAGCTACGACGAACAGGCCCATGCCCTGGCCGACGAGGCAGCCGATCCTGAACAACTGCTGAGCCTGAGCCGCGACTCACAGCGCCTTGAAGCCGCCCTGCAAACCTTGCCCGCCGACCAGCGCGAAGTGTTCCTGCTGCGCGCCTACAGCGATCTCGATTTGCCGCAGATCGCCACCCTCACCGAAACACCGCTGGAAACCGTCAAGAGCCGCTTGCGCTACGCCCAGCAAAAACTGCGTCGGCTGCTGGCCGAGGAGGTACTGACATGA